The following coding sequences lie in one Mycoplasma tauri genomic window:
- the era gene encoding GTPase Era: MKVATVSIIGRPNVGKSSLLNKLVNYDLAIVSNTPQTTRDQIVGVLSDENYQFVFVDTPGIHKPLNLLGEQLNKEAFSSVQDIDCILFLSPINEPIKFGDKLILDKVQKYENKVAVISKIDLAKNPIELKTKIDELQKYNFKHIISISNKNERSIDSLIDLLKEFSYESEPLYDPDYITDKPMRFLAKEIIRESAINLLSDELPHSIAVEIQDFFEMEDRIEINAIIFVKKDSQKGILIGKNASMIKKIGINSRKKMQAQFDSNVVLNLKVKVANKWVNDNKSLKKFGYN; the protein is encoded by the coding sequence ATGAAAGTAGCAACAGTTAGCATTATTGGAAGGCCAAATGTTGGCAAATCTTCATTGCTGAATAAACTTGTTAACTATGACTTAGCAATTGTTTCAAATACACCACAAACAACGAGAGACCAAATAGTAGGTGTTTTGTCAGATGAAAATTACCAATTTGTCTTTGTTGATACTCCTGGGATACACAAGCCACTAAATCTACTAGGAGAGCAATTAAATAAGGAAGCATTTAGTTCAGTGCAAGATATTGATTGCATTTTATTTTTAAGCCCAATAAACGAACCAATTAAATTTGGCGATAAATTAATTCTTGATAAAGTCCAAAAATATGAAAATAAAGTTGCAGTCATATCTAAAATTGATTTGGCTAAAAACCCAATAGAGTTAAAAACAAAAATTGATGAACTTCAGAAGTATAATTTCAAACATATTATTTCAATTTCAAATAAAAATGAAAGATCAATAGATTCACTTATAGATTTGTTGAAAGAATTTTCATATGAAAGTGAACCACTTTACGACCCTGATTACATAACAGACAAACCTATGAGATTTTTAGCAAAAGAAATTATTAGAGAGAGTGCTATAAATTTATTATCAGATGAATTACCACATTCTATTGCAGTTGAAATTCAGGACTTTTTTGAGATGGAAGACAGGATAGAAATAAATGCAATAATTTTTGTTAAAAAAGATTCTCAAAAAGGAATTTTAATTGGGAAAAATGCATCTATGATTAAAAAAATAGGTATAAACAGTAGAAAAAAAATGCAAGCACAATTTGACTCTAATGTAGTGCTTAACCTTAAAGTTAAGGTTGCCAATAAGTGAGTTAATGACAATAAAAGTTTAAAAAAATTTGGTTATAATTAA
- a CDS encoding M24 family metallopeptidase — protein MYRSRLDKLFNEMHIDCIVSDAPQTRLWYAGVQTTDGYIVIEKDKAYLFVDSRYIEYCSKYAKNVEIILLKGNSLSDFFDKKAYKNVVFEKDYISYEVFHNLTNIIKPKQIGWIHGQELRIQKSNDEIQKMQEVVNISLKAYNKLIKIIKPGMTEKETAAKLNYLLKECGADKESFEEIVATGPNSAEPHHHPTDAILVEGDLLKIDFGALYKGYSADITRTIILGGTKKSNNPEQQKILSIVEEAARLGRKAIRPGIKAGDIDKICRDYIQNKGYGDYFVHSTGHGLGIDVHELPNVRPNGDYILQPGMVITVEPGIYIPGVGGARIEDDVLVTQDGYYVFSRPDESPLK, from the coding sequence ATGTATAGATCAAGATTAGATAAATTATTTAATGAAATGCATATAGATTGCATTGTATCAGATGCTCCGCAAACTAGATTGTGATATGCCGGTGTTCAAACAACTGATGGATATATAGTTATTGAAAAAGATAAAGCATATTTATTTGTTGATAGTCGCTATATTGAATATTGTTCAAAATATGCAAAAAATGTAGAAATTATTCTTTTGAAAGGGAATTCTTTAAGTGATTTTTTTGACAAAAAAGCCTACAAAAATGTTGTTTTTGAAAAAGACTATATTAGTTATGAAGTATTTCATAATTTAACTAATATTATAAAACCAAAACAAATAGGATGAATTCACGGCCAAGAATTAAGAATACAAAAATCTAATGATGAAATTCAAAAAATGCAAGAAGTTGTAAATATTTCTCTTAAAGCATACAATAAGTTAATTAAGATTATAAAACCAGGAATGACCGAAAAAGAAACAGCTGCAAAATTAAATTATCTTTTAAAAGAATGCGGAGCTGATAAAGAGAGCTTTGAAGAAATAGTTGCTACTGGTCCAAATTCAGCAGAGCCACACCATCATCCAACAGATGCAATTTTAGTTGAAGGAGATTTATTAAAGATTGATTTTGGAGCACTTTATAAAGGTTATAGTGCAGATATTACTAGAACAATAATACTAGGCGGCACCAAAAAAAGCAATAATCCTGAACAACAAAAAATATTGTCAATTGTTGAAGAAGCAGCTCGTTTAGGTCGTAAAGCTATTAGACCAGGAATAAAAGCTGGTGATATAGATAAGATTTGTAGAGATTACATACAAAACAAAGGATATGGTGATTATTTTGTACACTCAACCGGCCATGGATTAGGTATAGATGTTCATGAATTACCAAATGTAAGGCCTAATGGCGACTATATTCTTCAACCTGGCATGGTTATAACCGTTGAACCCGGTATTTATATTCCAGGTGTTGGTGGCGCAAGAATTGAAGATGATGTTCTTGTAACTCAAGATGGATATTATGTTTTCTCACGTCCAGATGAAAGCCCATTGAAATAA
- the proS gene encoding proline--tRNA ligase, which translates to MKQLDKITPLEQDFAKWYTDVVKQGELIEYGPTKGTLIFKPNSFGIWELIQKELNEEFKKHGVKNVYLPLFIPDRLFLKEKEHVAGFNPELATITRVGDKELDEKIYVRPTSEVLFADLFKKIIESHKDLPIIYNQWANVVRWEKTTNPFLRSREFLWQEGHTCHNTSIEARKLTKTMINLYSKFAKKYLAIPVIVGKKTPYEKFAGACTTYTIEAMMKDGKALQTGTSHYFAQNFSKAFDITFKNKNNEAEYVYQTSWGVSTRLIGAIIMTHGDNRGIVIPPRVAPVQIDILELFSNKEPKVHEKALEIYVQLSKKFRVRLDSSEKMPGFKAANSEIQGVPLRIEIGPRDLENNSVTVVRRDTLEKITVNISELKSVVKDLLDKIHANLYSQAAERLKKNTVFVDNYVDFKAKIKENKFVIAPFCCSEEAEILIKEETGASTRCIPRKINKPSKAQECIFQKCKNKTNKYVIFARAY; encoded by the coding sequence ATGAAACAGTTAGATAAGATAACACCACTTGAACAAGATTTTGCTAAATGATACACTGATGTTGTTAAGCAAGGGGAACTGATTGAATATGGCCCCACAAAAGGGACATTAATTTTCAAACCTAATTCATTTGGAATATGAGAATTAATTCAGAAAGAATTGAATGAAGAATTCAAAAAACATGGAGTAAAAAATGTTTATTTACCGCTATTTATTCCTGATAGATTGTTTTTGAAAGAAAAAGAGCATGTAGCTGGTTTTAATCCAGAATTAGCAACAATAACTAGGGTTGGTGATAAAGAACTTGATGAAAAAATTTATGTAAGACCTACATCAGAAGTTTTATTTGCTGATCTTTTTAAAAAAATAATTGAGTCTCACAAAGATCTTCCAATTATTTATAATCAATGAGCAAATGTTGTCAGATGAGAAAAAACTACAAATCCTTTTTTAAGAAGTAGAGAGTTTTTGTGGCAAGAAGGTCACACTTGTCATAATACATCTATTGAGGCTAGAAAATTGACTAAAACAATGATTAATTTGTATTCGAAGTTTGCTAAAAAATATCTAGCAATTCCAGTAATTGTAGGTAAAAAAACACCTTATGAGAAATTCGCTGGAGCATGTACAACATATACAATTGAAGCAATGATGAAGGATGGCAAGGCGTTGCAGACAGGGACTAGTCATTATTTTGCGCAAAATTTTTCAAAAGCTTTTGACATAACTTTTAAAAACAAGAATAATGAAGCAGAATATGTATATCAAACATCTTGAGGTGTCTCTACAAGATTAATTGGAGCAATTATTATGACCCATGGTGATAATCGTGGTATAGTTATACCCCCAAGAGTTGCCCCAGTGCAAATTGATATTTTGGAATTGTTTTCTAATAAAGAGCCAAAAGTTCACGAAAAAGCCTTAGAAATATATGTGCAGCTAAGTAAAAAATTTAGAGTTCGTTTAGACTCAAGTGAAAAAATGCCCGGTTTTAAAGCAGCTAACTCTGAAATACAAGGAGTTCCTTTAAGAATTGAAATCGGCCCACGTGATTTGGAAAATAATTCTGTGACTGTTGTTCGTAGAGACACCTTAGAAAAAATAACAGTCAATATTAGTGAACTAAAAAGTGTTGTTAAAGATCTCCTTGATAAAATTCATGCCAATTTATATTCACAAGCAGCTGAAAGACTTAAAAAAAATACAGTTTTTGTAGATAATTATGTAGATTTTAAGGCAAAAATTAAAGAAAATAAATTTGTTATTGCCCCATTTTGCTGTTCTGAAGAAGCTGAAATTCTTATCAAGGAAGAAACAGGAGCATCTACAAGGTGTATTCCTAGAAAAATCAACAAACCTTCAAAGGCACAAGAATGTATATTTCAAAAATGCAAAAATAAAACTAATAAGTATGTAATTTTTGCAAGAGCATATTAA
- a CDS encoding MG284/MPN403 family protein, with translation MNFNVPYNSLHYEMSESEKYKTVAMIFHLEKAKARLKARKRLFSQNRNEEKNGFTYSENLHRALECISPESKHLLRKEFLEEKESYWYEKYYSKTTYYKYRRNAVDEFLAYYISETI, from the coding sequence ATGAATTTTAATGTTCCATATAATTCATTACATTATGAAATGTCTGAAAGTGAAAAATATAAGACAGTTGCAATGATATTTCATTTAGAAAAAGCTAAAGCTAGATTAAAAGCTAGAAAAAGATTGTTTTCACAAAATAGAAATGAAGAGAAGAATGGATTTACTTATTCAGAAAATTTACATAGAGCTCTTGAATGCATAAGTCCAGAAAGTAAACATTTATTAAGAAAAGAATTTCTTGAAGAAAAAGAAAGTTATTGATATGAAAAATATTATTCAAAAACTACATATTATAAATATAGAAGAAATGCTGTAGATGAATTCTTAGCATATTACATATCAGAAACAATATAA
- a CDS encoding Mbov_0401 family ICE element transposase-like protein — protein MDTLIEYLNKKAIDYKDSVERKKLYYIEKKVNRKIIIRGVEYSYFLFMYKCKKTGKRFVYYHDDLLLKMKRKKYYFDDVNRCLNDGLYERNYKKIDYQKTNKIPYYIYHYYFKKMRCEIIKNSMKIKVHNDIKIPVQIDIDDAYFFVQEKGEKNKIRARVALVHRSVKEKHKIENKTVIMQLSNTSKKRNELSQNRNFIETINNVLREHYHCSSTYISGDGAIFIDKINSKINGKRVLDKFHFFRFMYEVFGYSKTKNVLNKRIFSSIGNPFYCLKELFNKGEFDAFIEYIDKLIVWIKNEKNRVSKRLEIQKFKKFYLKNRQKIENIIVLKDYFGGCAETIIGHNLKRIINKKYALYNLDTIKFLIQKAHENESNLIIIKNLF, from the coding sequence ATGGATACTTTAATTGAATATTTAAATAAAAAAGCTATTGATTATAAAGATAGTGTAGAACGCAAAAAGCTTTACTATATTGAGAAGAAAGTTAATAGAAAAATAATAATTAGAGGTGTCGAATATTCATATTTTTTGTTTATGTATAAGTGTAAAAAAACAGGTAAAAGATTTGTTTATTACCATGATGATTTACTATTAAAAATGAAGCGAAAAAAGTATTATTTTGATGATGTAAATAGATGTTTGAATGATGGCTTATATGAAAGAAATTATAAGAAAATTGACTATCAAAAAACGAATAAAATACCATACTATATTTATCATTATTATTTTAAAAAAATGAGGTGTGAAATTATTAAAAATAGTATGAAAATCAAAGTACATAACGATATAAAAATTCCAGTACAAATAGACATTGATGATGCCTATTTTTTTGTGCAGGAAAAAGGTGAAAAAAATAAGATAAGAGCAAGGGTTGCATTAGTTCATAGAAGCGTTAAAGAAAAGCATAAAATAGAAAATAAAACAGTAATAATGCAATTATCTAACACTAGTAAAAAGAGAAATGAGTTAAGTCAAAATAGAAATTTTATAGAAACAATTAATAATGTTTTAAGGGAACATTATCACTGTAGCAGCACATATATTTCTGGTGATGGAGCAATATTTATAGATAAAATAAATTCAAAAATTAACGGAAAAAGAGTGCTTGATAAATTTCATTTTTTTAGATTTATGTATGAAGTTTTTGGTTATTCAAAAACAAAAAATGTATTGAATAAGAGAATTTTTTCTTCCATTGGGAATCCTTTTTATTGTTTGAAAGAGTTATTTAATAAAGGTGAATTTGATGCCTTTATAGAGTATATTGACAAACTAATTGTATGAATAAAAAATGAAAAAAATAGAGTTTCAAAGCGGCTTGAAATTCAAAAATTTAAAAAATTTTATTTGAAAAATAGACAAAAAATTGAAAACATTATTGTGTTAAAAGATTATTTTGGAGGATGTGCTGAAACAATAATTGGACATAATTTAAAGCGCATTATTAATAAAAAATATGCTTTATATAATCTAGATACTATAAAGTTTTTGATACAAAAAGCACATGAAAATGAAAGTAATTTGATAATTATTAAAAATTTATTTTAA
- a CDS encoding Mbov_0398 family ICE element protein: MIEEKDIEDSIVLDENISILSEENILDDNLYVNDQKKAKKSPKKANKDKKTDNDLDNEAKLKTKAEKMNKYRIVSTRFTSDEDLMLFQRWESRIKSKGLSSYAEIQNIIRTHMVEEEKKGLLKEFKQDLFYVLRKAMWASLTPFLNSIKDEMRSQNNELTFIDLKLNLLINSLIKDKDKINSPDAKDLSESEYIKMLREKVANSDKSYQKRIMNKMKQDERSLKTL; the protein is encoded by the coding sequence ATGATAGAGGAAAAAGATATTGAGGATAGCATTGTGTTAGATGAAAATATATCAATTCTAAGCGAAGAAAATATCTTGGATGATAATTTATATGTCAATGATCAAAAGAAGGCAAAAAAGAGCCCAAAAAAAGCAAATAAAGACAAAAAAACTGATAATGATTTAGATAACGAAGCAAAATTAAAAACAAAAGCAGAAAAAATGAATAAATACAGAATTGTTTCAACACGTTTTACAAGTGATGAAGATTTAATGCTTTTCCAAAGATGAGAAAGCAGAATTAAATCTAAAGGCTTGAGTTCTTATGCTGAAATTCAAAATATTATAAGAACTCATATGGTAGAAGAGGAAAAAAAGGGATTATTAAAAGAATTCAAGCAAGACTTATTTTATGTTTTAAGAAAAGCAATGTGAGCTTCTTTAACTCCTTTTTTGAATTCTATTAAAGATGAAATGAGATCTCAAAATAATGAATTAACATTTATAGATCTAAAACTTAATTTGCTGATTAATTCACTTATAAAAGACAAAGATAAAATTAATTCTCCTGATGCAAAAGACTTGTCAGAGTCAGAATATATAAAAATGTTAAGAGAAAAGGTTGCTAATAGTGATAAAAGCTATCAGAAAAGAATAATGAATAAAATGAAGCAAGATGAAAGAAGTTTAAAAACTTTATAA
- a CDS encoding Mbov_0397 family ICE element conjugal transfer ATPase, with translation MLQPKRLKYKKALATRKLSWRDIIEFFVVFATSYLISFVAFWPLEQKWKWLIMIFVLPLLLVFIFPAGRNNCKVYQLIIRMFKFKSMPRKYKRVVENTKERNSSDLNPYSTLISKDVVKNKSMQGFIRSKRSNNYFSVLQINGQNIWAENEDTQMVLVENFARLLDSFKYKFSFVKLDEEISYSQNKNYLDKIREIKNKKGKNLEFWNKYYDENIKDFESIERKDIKNVFYLIINAPSLEELEEAFSTFNQKLDDFGIFTYKKLEEFELLNFLNKLNKFNQDEEEIKAYLNSSGIYESEYSLDRIFKYDEVSFNGSSITINDDQYSIKCVGATATKLNKEWLEKMFNSNGTIIWNAFPYNDPGIVNKIVDSATRKNADRGNLEKSFVNKYTSSIEEDAIVNMIDQIQTDNFKLYDMNIFIVIKGNSKSELKAERLKIRNNWLRSNFGINDLVFRQFEGFLDAFNYPSTKLDREYFQITSINTACGYPFNKKILNDGNNLIVGKEVRDSAEALVWNMFKLDNNRTNHNVMILGTPGMGKSTFTKKILTSAVAANNIAIVIDPQAEYLNWAKELNGQIIDLGAGTGSVINPLQVRAFIARDDDNLETIDINALVNNHLSWLSKFFKIVFDDVNNRKWSILENQIINLYEKWGIYELDSFDQLEANKWPTISDLITSMQDFKIPSDHHNKEERKREILDYAEQLSFKFEDKGSLKALYNGHTNILIDNDVVVFKNDNLTDTNGSILSQLGIMILLSLINEYIFKNALNNKIKVKEYKKIHNKRLLSIKEMQEIIRYCAFCIDEEHLYINQKNITTLDYIADTTKLVRKLDCGTIHTTQNPSDYKQSTSVADSASRIIENCLYSFFFGLKDNDINAIKTFYKNSNQLLDSEIRFIASRQKGKVLATITNNERYKINLHYNKMEKEMFFDKGE, from the coding sequence ATGCTACAACCGAAGAGATTAAAATATAAAAAAGCGCTTGCTACACGTAAATTAAGCTGGCGAGATATAATAGAGTTTTTTGTTGTTTTTGCTACTTCATACTTAATTTCATTTGTTGCTTTTTGACCACTTGAACAAAAATGAAAATGATTAATAATGATATTTGTTCTACCTCTTTTATTAGTTTTTATTTTTCCTGCTGGTAGAAATAATTGTAAAGTTTATCAATTAATAATTAGAATGTTCAAGTTCAAGTCTATGCCAAGAAAATATAAAAGAGTTGTTGAAAATACTAAAGAAAGAAATAGCAGTGATTTGAATCCATATTCGACATTGATTTCAAAAGATGTAGTGAAAAATAAATCAATGCAGGGATTTATTAGAAGTAAAAGATCAAATAATTATTTTTCAGTCTTACAAATTAATGGTCAAAACATTTGAGCAGAAAATGAAGATACACAAATGGTGTTGGTTGAAAATTTTGCAAGATTATTGGATAGTTTTAAATATAAATTTAGTTTTGTTAAATTAGATGAAGAAATTTCTTATTCTCAAAATAAGAATTATTTGGACAAAATTAGGGAAATAAAAAATAAAAAAGGTAAAAATTTAGAATTTTGAAATAAATATTATGATGAAAATATAAAAGATTTTGAATCTATTGAAAGAAAAGATATTAAAAATGTTTTTTATTTAATTATTAATGCTCCATCACTTGAGGAGCTTGAGGAAGCATTTTCTACTTTTAATCAAAAACTAGATGATTTTGGAATTTTTACATATAAAAAATTAGAAGAATTTGAATTACTTAATTTTTTAAATAAATTGAATAAATTTAATCAAGATGAAGAAGAGATCAAAGCTTATTTGAATAGTAGTGGCATTTATGAATCTGAATATAGTTTAGATAGAATTTTTAAATATGATGAAGTTTCATTTAATGGATCTTCAATTACTATTAATGATGATCAATATAGCATAAAGTGTGTTGGTGCTACAGCCACAAAATTAAATAAAGAATGATTGGAAAAAATGTTTAATTCTAATGGAACTATTATATGAAATGCATTTCCATATAATGACCCTGGCATAGTTAATAAAATAGTAGATAGTGCTACTAGAAAAAATGCTGATAGAGGAAATCTAGAAAAAAGCTTTGTTAATAAATATACTTCAAGCATTGAAGAAGATGCTATTGTAAATATGATTGATCAAATTCAAACTGATAATTTTAAGCTTTATGATATGAATATTTTTATAGTTATAAAGGGCAATAGTAAGTCTGAATTAAAAGCTGAAAGATTAAAGATTAGAAATAATTGGCTAAGAAGTAATTTTGGAATAAATGATTTAGTTTTTAGACAATTTGAGGGTTTTCTTGATGCATTTAATTATCCTTCTACAAAATTAGATAGAGAGTATTTTCAAATAACTTCAATTAATACTGCATGTGGTTATCCATTTAATAAGAAAATTTTAAATGATGGAAACAATTTAATTGTTGGTAAAGAAGTTAGGGATAGCGCAGAAGCATTAGTTTGAAATATGTTTAAGCTAGATAATAATAGAACTAATCATAATGTAATGATATTAGGAACTCCTGGAATGGGGAAATCTACATTTACAAAGAAAATATTAACAAGTGCTGTGGCTGCCAATAATATTGCAATTGTTATTGATCCACAAGCTGAATATTTGAATTGAGCAAAGGAATTAAATGGTCAAATAATTGATTTAGGTGCTGGAACTGGTAGTGTAATTAATCCACTACAAGTTAGAGCCTTTATAGCTAGAGATGATGACAATTTAGAAACAATAGATATTAATGCATTAGTAAATAATCATTTATCTTGGTTAAGTAAATTTTTTAAAATTGTTTTTGATGACGTGAATAATAGAAAATGATCTATTTTAGAAAATCAAATTATTAACTTGTATGAAAAATGAGGAATTTATGAATTAGATTCTTTTGATCAATTGGAGGCAAATAAATGACCAACAATAAGTGATTTGATTACAAGTATGCAAGATTTTAAAATACCTAGTGATCATCATAATAAAGAAGAAAGAAAAAGGGAAATATTAGATTATGCTGAACAGTTAAGCTTTAAATTTGAAGACAAGGGCTCTTTAAAAGCTTTATATAATGGACATACTAATATTTTGATTGATAATGATGTAGTAGTTTTTAAAAATGATAATTTGACTGACACAAATGGCAGCATATTATCACAGCTAGGTATTATGATTTTATTGAGTTTGATAAATGAATATATTTTTAAAAATGCTTTAAATAACAAAATTAAAGTTAAAGAATATAAAAAAATACATAACAAGCGATTGTTAAGTATTAAAGAAATGCAAGAAATTATAAGATACTGTGCTTTTTGTATAGATGAAGAACATTTATACATTAATCAAAAAAATATAACAACACTTGATTATATAGCTGATACAACAAAATTAGTTAGAAAGCTTGATTGTGGAACAATACACACTACGCAAAATCCATCTGATTATAAGCAATCTACATCTGTTGCTGACAGCGCTTCAAGAATAATTGAAAACTGTTTGTATTCATTTTTCTTTGGACTAAAAGATAATGATATTAATGCAATAAAAACTTTTTATAAAAATAGTAATCAATTATTAGATAGTGAAATTAGATTTATAGCAAGTAGGCAAAAAGGAAAAGTTTTAGCTACTATTACTAATAATGAGAGGTACAAGATAAATTTACACTATAACAAAATGGAAAAAGAGATGTTTTTTGATAAGGGAGAGTAA
- a CDS encoding Mbov_0396 family ICE element transmembrane protein: protein MTSFFTYLFDIFRYGPAYVFWILLVLLAWLLFTILCVVFYIVDFCAFRLLNFVLFGLSPGQSIMEVKGPEPFYRFMIVSSIIWIIMFGILFIKFSFSESVESVKIIRKALVFSVKSALILLVFQLSLVLLSTVVDNLTKLVSGNNQNFGVNLSNSIFDMSYPPEAKGKQNLLVDGGSIIPILNGNATSFTSFASIAKIVGKSNAILQGILVCIGAILIAFPLTFAGFDAIGKVFPTFFLYVIFPFILPLSLLDDGKKVRVWKDKYVSNMMSLGIFLIGLQIMGIFFSLVNQFVMKSLSTQIWIAEALVMIIIFGATAMKFKEIAEIVTALFGTSVNSGNTAKGIGGAAKRAEAIGEKRASIKQNGWKGLFMRAKA, encoded by the coding sequence ATGACAAGTTTCTTTACTTATCTTTTTGATATTTTTAGATATGGACCGGCATATGTTTTTTGAATATTATTAGTTTTGCTTGCTTGACTTTTATTTACTATTTTGTGTGTAGTTTTCTATATAGTTGATTTTTGTGCATTTAGATTATTAAATTTTGTTCTTTTTGGGCTTAGTCCTGGACAGAGCATAATGGAAGTGAAAGGACCAGAGCCTTTTTATAGATTTATGATAGTTAGTTCTATTATTTGAATAATTATGTTTGGCATTTTATTTATTAAATTTAGTTTTAGTGAGAGTGTTGAAAGTGTAAAAATTATTCGTAAAGCATTGGTATTTAGTGTTAAGAGCGCATTGATTTTATTAGTTTTTCAATTGTCGTTAGTGTTACTTAGTACTGTAGTTGATAATTTAACTAAGTTAGTGTCTGGTAATAATCAAAATTTTGGGGTAAATTTATCTAATAGTATTTTTGATATGTCTTATCCACCAGAAGCAAAAGGTAAACAGAATTTGCTAGTGGATGGTGGTTCAATTATTCCAATTTTAAATGGTAATGCAACAAGTTTTACTAGTTTTGCAAGCATTGCAAAAATTGTTGGAAAAAGTAATGCTATATTACAAGGGATATTAGTTTGTATAGGTGCAATTTTAATTGCTTTCCCATTAACCTTTGCAGGCTTTGATGCAATTGGTAAAGTCTTTCCAACTTTCTTTCTATATGTAATATTTCCATTTATTTTGCCATTATCATTACTGGATGATGGTAAAAAAGTGCGAGTCTGAAAAGACAAGTATGTAAGCAATATGATGTCGCTCGGAATATTTTTAATTGGATTACAAATAATGGGTATATTTTTCTCATTAGTAAATCAATTTGTTATGAAGAGTTTATCAACTCAAATTTGAATAGCAGAAGCGCTTGTGATGATAATTATTTTTGGAGCTACTGCAATGAAATTTAAAGAAATTGCTGAAATCGTTACAGCATTATTTGGAACAAGTGTTAATAGTGGCAATACTGCAAAAGGCATTGGTGGTGCCGCAAAAAGAGCAGAAGCTATTGGAGAAAAGAGAGCAAGCATTAAACAAAATGGATGAAAAGGCTTATTCATGAGAGCGAAAGCGTAG
- a CDS encoding Mbov_0395 family pilin-like conjugal transfer protein, with protein MNNSDFKVEGITEIGNHVQTIGRSIFGVFAIVAVLAVIILSIWAGTRNASEDDPMRRKANTQKILWAGIVLILICIGWGIFEAVIRIQANSISSI; from the coding sequence ATGAATAATAGTGATTTTAAAGTTGAAGGTATTACAGAAATAGGTAATCATGTCCAAACTATTGGAAGGTCGATTTTTGGAGTTTTTGCAATTGTTGCTGTTTTAGCAGTAATAATTTTATCAATTTGAGCAGGTACTAGAAATGCAAGTGAAGATGATCCAATGAGAAGAAAAGCAAATACTCAAAAAATTTTATGAGCAGGTATTGTCTTAATTTTAATTTGTATTGGTTGAGGTATTTTTGAAGCTGTGATTAGAATACAAGCAAATTCAATTTCAAGCATATAG